In Aegilops tauschii subsp. strangulata cultivar AL8/78 chromosome 3, Aet v6.0, whole genome shotgun sequence, one genomic interval encodes:
- the LOC109780539 gene encoding uncharacterized protein has translation MEIITKRPRERRGNAADGEPLPQLLDSPLPTPRRSCASADAPGSSLRCAASPLRTHVPFSWESSPGVPKSGRDTREETMPPPKLPPGRWPPQCPTRTNWCYGNGSEASSDDCDASSFSDALDRTSSSPARIGSFDRVTSKRFEDIFLGRTESFAKDRSYSSRHAPTGEPSAVVAASSSSARHTKHWRRRGSSRHHDDDDGEWPKSNDPVKVMPRVEQMSPRACGLMVFFPWSAKRAACGVRSPSTTRRAGVIDHSPSRGRGNPTLRDALQEDNKTEDMDVHDPPQQPRGEKRGREEWHGRGWGVSSLLDTSKRYCTDARKALSKLSIGLGADSGSPRVGRDRRSGTQDATSTTTTGPVAGAKLTKLKSNRN, from the coding sequence ATGGAGATCATCACCAAGCGCCCCAGGGAGAGGCGGGGCAATGCCGCCGACGGCGAGCCGCTCCCGCAGCTGCTCGACTCGCCGCTCCCCACGCCGCGCCGCTCGTGCGCCTCGGCGGACGCGCCCGGCAGCAGCCTGCGGTGCGCCGCCTCGCCGCTGCGGACGCATGTGCCTTTCTCCTGGGAGAGCTCCCCTGGCGTGCCCAAGAGCGGCAGGGACACGCGGGAGGAGACGATGCCGCCGCCCAAGCTGCCGCCCGGGCGCTGGCCGCCGCAGTGCCCCACGAGGACCAACTGGTGCTACGGCAACGGGAGCGAGGCCAGCAGCGACGACTGCGACGCGTCGTCCTTCTCCGACGCCCTGGACAGGACGTCCTCCTCGCCCGCCCGGATCGGCTCCTTCGACCGGGTCACGTCCAAGCGCTTCGAGGACATCTTCCTCGGCCGCACCGAGAGCTTCGCCAAGGACCGGTCCTACTCCTCCCGCCACGCGCCCACGGGCGAGCCCAGCGCCGTCGTCGCCGCGTCGTCGTCCTCGGCGAGACACACGAAGCACTGGCGTCGACGCGGCAGCTCGCGCCACCACGATGACGACGACGGGGAGTGGCCGAAGAGCAACGACCCCGTGAAGGTCATGCCGCGCGTCGAGCAGATGTCCCCGAGAGCATGCGGGCTCATGGTGTTCTTCCCATGGAGCGCGAAGCGGGCGGCCTGCGGGGTCAGGAGCCCGTCGACGACGCGTCGCGCCGGCGTCATTGATCATTCGCCCTCCCGCGGCCGCGGCAACCCTACCCTGCGCGACGCTCTGCAGGAGGACAACAAGACCGAGGACATGGACGTGCACGACCCGCCGCAGCAGCCGCGTGGGGAGAAGAGGGGCCGCGAGGAATGGCATGGCCGCGGGTGGGGCGTCTCGTCGCTGCTCGACACGAGCAAGAGGTACTGCACCGACGCACGGAAAGCCCTGAGCAAGCTATCCATCGGCCTGGGCGCCGACAGTGGCAGCCCGAGAGTTGGCAGGGACAGGAGGAGCGGCACGCAGGATGCCACGTCCACAACGACGACCGGGCCCGTCGCCGGCGCCAAGCTGACGAAACTCAAGTCTAACAGAAATTAA